The following DNA comes from Corynebacterium atrinae.
TCTTAGCCGGGGTGTTCGACGAAGTGTCGCCCGCGGCGTTGTTCGGAGTATTTTCCATCAGTTTCCCTTTTGAAAATCGTGAACGGAAAGTGAAGGGCTGTAGGCCGAGTAGCTCGGCTGGCTACGGCCTACTGGACTAGGTACAAAGTGATGAAGACGCCGATCCAAATAACGTCGACGAAGTGCCAGTAGTACGACACGACCATGGCCGCGGTGGCCTGTGCCGGCGTGAACTTGGACTTTTGGAGACGGAGGAGGATCACGACAAACGCGATCACACCGGCCGTCACGTGGGCTGCGTGGAAGCCCGTAATGATGTAGAAAACGGAACCAAAGACGCTGGACTGAATAGTCACACCGTGATGGATCATCTCGTAGTACTCGAAGGACAGGAAGCCAAGGAAGGCCACTGCCAATGCCACGGTGATGCCAAACCAGCGTCGAAGACCGTATACGTCACCCCTTTCAGCTGCGAAGACGCCCAACTGTGCGGTGAAGGAGGAGACCACAAGGATCGTCGTAATGATGAATCCATAAGTCACGTTGAGGTGGGAAGTCTGATACTCCCAGTCTCCTGCTAGGCCATTCGCACGCGATGTGAAGTACATCGCGAACAGTCCGGCGAAGAACATCAATTCCTGCGACAGGAACACAATGGTGCCGACACTGACCATGTTGGGTCGGTTCAGTGCCGGAACACGCTGTGGTGCTGCCATACCTGGGTTTGAAACTGCGCTCGTCACGTATGTAAGTATGACGGGTTGAGAGGGGGAAGTCACTTCATATCCCCCCGCCAAGAATGGGCCTTTAGGAACGCGACCTGCGGTTTTGGAGGCACCCCAAGTTCCTGAACTTTTCCCCTTACCCCCGGGAACTTTTCCACCACATTGAACGACGAGGCATTCGTGCAGGTCATCTCCCCCATTAGTGTCCTCGACCCCCCAAGGACACTTGTTTCGCGCAACGATACCCGAT
Coding sequences within:
- the ctaE gene encoding aa3-type cytochrome oxidase subunit III is translated as MTSAVSNPGMAAPQRVPALNRPNMVSVGTIVFLSQELMFFAGLFAMYFTSRANGLAGDWEYQTSHLNVTYGFIITTILVVSSFTAQLGVFAAERGDVYGLRRWFGITVALAVAFLGFLSFEYYEMIHHGVTIQSSVFGSVFYIITGFHAAHVTAGVIAFVVILLRLQKSKFTPAQATAAMVVSYYWHFVDVIWIGVFITLYLVQ